In Bombus huntii isolate Logan2020A chromosome 3, iyBomHunt1.1, whole genome shotgun sequence, a single genomic region encodes these proteins:
- the LOC126863455 gene encoding nuclear pore complex protein Nup133, whose amino-acid sequence MDRTSIGNSLGRNLTSPRKCMSIVQSLRKNNSAISVSGRSNQSVQIICKTPNHVVESFGSSLPVLVTEALTFVDRNTAVSVNISIDGWAWLVCGRRLLVWQCKATIHDSKQRRTFKSQCRELLLPQSDLAHKAECIAVWLPPGHQVPSCMAVSPEGIVRFWVSVAHEGSSVETSAELAGQEVDCLTYIPGHGCILATTTCTVALLQPQFVGGKNSINCQVLRTSQGWLGGIGRRMTSLIFGAIPQSPVTETKLVKVTCTTLGDRGSRVLILAGSSLQYWSFPHNEQEKMEFDEDIGYIISQTFQREIWKSSACNPQNMETWLIDMQPCNEGIVFLMAAHCADASPLIEFALGLIQLSGITLANTFKWFIPVKIDSISYHNDVESTLVSYHFILHGWEAIIYNQYEVLVVNCISEHEQDKIDLVRGGEDSILGGALCSGTPVLFTKNFGLVSVIPSDFISQDFNLSYADNVNTSVDYNYRPSSAAQNFNSLISNEEVQDMYYSSDCATQLRAAFLLSLRQSEAQCEDILLQLFPLQEEPVMDIDANLDTLILKVARDLIDDYPANDPRWSNHRDLSMTINAVTSMQIPNQLEGKQKAIDLFTTFLKEHDLWNRFCAVTYRGLIMSTPHVLAEYAEKIVAALTIYNLQNKYTDIIDTIIEQTLSPEAYISDELTARDIFYRQVSTVHRFLPTLVNNASEVTQSERPIQQVAHYIMQVNAILLGILHEVVKYRQHNAERFIPTRCSNGITEYLPWTAAVGKHGLRNCLNTMYNVTLKHGITGSNDSTVRNELYEQLVSYIDLILDGRKCHLESVKGTEKFEILLKQYETDRMNLIQPLIKEEQYDSAAMLAEKYCDFASLIQICELTNNKSQLDGYMKKFAAQDFVGFLFSWYVKDGRQGQLVEKCRRGGTIELSEKLAEHPTLSWVQSALTDDLRFAANTLYSLAIQESELVTRKKSILSLAKLALLASDDLEEEVKDCVKRINNELALVAYQEELPTQVLTTYGYDVEKLQVFTPTELITLYTSEDNIDANEYDFKKALDLLEYVEQEDEKVSLKLQIWARAAKRDQWDTLGKNPEQQVQETIFFKLMDLAHFTGDQVNEFLPPVDMLLVEPELGDLAASSNFQFLIKFVYEYAYSNY is encoded by the exons ATGGATCGTACGAGTATAGGAAATTCACTAGGAAGAAATTTGACGTCTCCGCGAAAATGCATGTCAATCGTTCAATCcttaagaaaaaataattc AGCGATAAGTGTATCCGGACGATCGAATCAGTCAGTGCAGATAATATGTAAAACGCCGAACCATGTTGTAGAAAGTTTCGGATCCTCCTTGCCTGTACTTGTTACGGAAGCTTTAACATTTGTAGATAGAAACACAGCTGTTAGCgttaatatttcaatagaTGGTTGGGCTTGGCTTGTATGTGGTCGTAGACTGCTTGTGTGGCAATGTAAGGCCACTATCCATGATTCAAAACAAAGGAGAACTTTTAAGAGCCAATGCAGAGAGTTATTGTTGCCTCAAAGTGATTTAGCTCACAAAGCAGAATGCATAGCTGTGTGGTTGCCTCCAGGCCATCAG GTGCCTAGTTGCATGGCTGTTTCTCCTGAAGGTATTGTACGGTTCTGGGTTAGCGTTGCCCATGAAGGATCTTCTGTAGAAACAAGTGCAGAACTTGCTGGACAAGAAGTCGATTGTCTTACTTATATTCCTGGTCATGGTTGTATTTTAGCTACAACCACATGCACAGTAGCATTGTTACAACCACAGTTTGTAGGTGGTAAGAATAGTATCAACTGTCAGGTTCTTAGAACAAGTCAAGGATGGCTAGGTGGTATAGGAAGAAGAATGACTTCTCTTATATTTGGAGCTATACCTCAATCTCCAGTCACAGAAACT AAATTAGTAAAAGTTACTTGCACAACCTTAGGAGATAGAGGATCAAGGGTTCTTATTTTAGCTGGCTCATCTTTGCAATATTGGTCTTTCCCGCATAATGAGCAAGAGAAGATGGAGTTTGATGAAGATATTGGGTACATTATTTCACAAACTTTCCAACGAGAAATTTGG aaatcaAGTGCATGCAACCCACAAAATATGGAAACCTGGTTGATTGATATGCAACCATGTAATGAAGGAATAGTTTTTTTAATGGCAGCCCATTGTGCTGATGCATCACCTCTTATTGAATTTGCACTtg GTTTGATACAgctatctggtataacgttagcaAATACATTTAAATGGTTTATACCAGTTAAAATTGATTCCATTTCGTATCATAATGATGTTGAATCAACTTTAGTTTCTTACCATTTTATACTACATGGTTGGGAAGCCATTATATACAATCAGTATGAAGTGCTTGTTGTGAACT GTATATCCGAGCACGAGCAAGATAAGATAGATTTAGTGCGAGGCGGAGAAGATAGTATTCTTGGTGGTGCACTATGTTCAGGAACTCCAGTTTTATTTACTAAGAATTTCGGATTAGTTTCCGTCATACCGTCGGATTTTATATCGcaagattttaattt gAGTTATGCAGACAATGTTAATACAAGTGTGGATTATAATTATCGACCTAGTTCAGCTGcacaaaattttaatagtCTTATCAGTAATGAAGAAGTTCAAGATATGTATTACAGTTCTGATTGTGCTACACAATTGCGTGCTGCATTTCTCCTTAGTTTACGGCAAAGTGAG GCTCAGTGtgaagatattttattacaactCTTTCCTTTGCAAGAAGAACCAGTAATGGATATAGATGCTAATCTCGACACACTGATTTTAAAAGTTGCTAGAGATCTGATAGACGATTATCCAGCAAATGATCCACGTTGGTCAAATCACAGAGATTtgt CTATGACGATAAATGCAGTCACCTCTATGCAAATACCTAATCAACTAGAAGGGAAGCAGAAAGCCATAGATTTATTTACAACATTTCTAAAAGAACATGATCTATGGAACAGA TTCTGTGCTGTTACTTATAGAGGACTAATTATGTCTACACCACACGTTCTTGCAGAATATGCAGAAAAGATAGTTGCGGCACTAACTATATATAATCTCCAGAACAA GTATACAGATATTATAGATACTATAATAGAACAAACTTTAAGCCCTGAAGCGTACATATCTGACGAATTAACAGCAcgtgatatattttatcgtCAAGTCAGTACTGTACATCGTTTTCTTCCTACTTTAGTAAACAATGCATCAGAAGTAACTCAGTCTGAAAGACCCATTCAACAAGTAGCACATTATATTATGCAAGTAAACGCTATATTATTA GGTATCCTGCATGAAGTGGTGAAATACCGGCAACATAATGCTGAACGATTTATTCCTACGAGATGTTCGAACGGAATAACTGAGTATCTTCCATGGACAGCTGCAGTTGGAAAACATGGGTTAAGAAATTGTCTCAACACAATg taTAATGTAACTCTCAAGCATGGCATAACTGGAAGCAACGATTCAACAGTGAGAAATGAATTATATGAACAATTAGTAAGTTATATAGACTTAATATTAGATGGCCGAAAATGTCATTTAGAAAGTGTTAAGGGTACAGAAAAGTTTGAAATACTTTTGAAGCAATACGAAACAGATCGAATGAATCTAATTCAACCTTTAA TAAAGGAAGAACAATACGATAGTGCTGCAATGTTAGCTGAAAAGTATTGCGATTTTGCGTCCCTGATACAGATATGCGAATTAACTAACAATAAAAGCCAACTGGATggatatatgaaaaaatttgcAGCTCAAGATTTCGTAGGATTTTTATTCTCATG GTACGTGAAAGATGGTCGCCAGGGTCAGTTAGTAGAGAAATGTAGACGCGGAGGTACCATTGAATTGTCAGAAAAGTTGGCAGAACATCCAACTCTATCATGGGTACAATCTGCTCTCACGGACGATTTACGCTTTGCTGCTAATACGCTTTATTCTTTAGCAATTCAAGAAAGTGAATTAGTGACACGTAAGAAG TCCATACTTTCTTTAGCAAAATTGGCCCTTCTTGCTTCGGATGATTTAGAAGAAGAAGTGAAAGACTGTGTAAAAAGAATCAATAATGAATTAGCGCTAGTAGCTTATCAAGAGGAATTACCAACTCAAGTACTTACTACATATGGTTATGATGTAGAAAAATTACAAGTATTTACACCGACTGAATTAATTACG TTGTACACATCTGAGGATAATATTGATGCAAATGAGTACGACTTCAAGAAAGCTCTTGATTTGCTTGAGTATGTGGAGCAAGAAGATGAAAAAGTGTCATTGAAATTGCAAATTTGGGCACGAGCTGCTAAACGGGATCAGTGGGATACCCTAGGAAAGAATCCTGAACAACAAGTAcaagaaacaatatttttcaaattaatggACCTTGCACATTTTACTG GTGATCAAGTAAACGAATTTCTTCCACCAGTTGATATGCTTTTGGTAGAACCTGAATTGGGAGATCTTGCTGCATCGAGTAATTTTCAATTCCTCATCAAATTTGTGTATGAGTATGCATATAGCAATTATTAA